A genomic stretch from Planctomycetaceae bacterium includes:
- the feoB gene encoding ferrous iron transport protein B produces MSLPKKQHSAPLRVVLIGNPNTGKSTLFNALAGMNVRTGNYPGVTVEQKSARVLWQALPIDLVDLPGTYSLSPRSADEMVPVNVLTGCDGTEPPDVVVCICNAAALERNLFLFTQVREIGKPLVLCLNMWDTAEQSGISIDLSELSRLLDVPVVTTSAIKRTGLIELQNAVVKAHRDHQSMSAAPANPTGSQPLAEPQNDGAADPSVARILPLPFREAVDHLSNWLTEAGCPEEQCTPFLISRSLLDPDGSVEQMLSRTTSHEYAIQVAQVRDKLAELNIPVPEVEATQRYAFIKGLLATTVVPPATAKRSISDSIDAWLTHRIFGFAICLAVMLLVFSTIYWFSQPLSELVENGVGWVGDRITASMSPGLLRSLLVDGIVAGVGSVLVFLPQISLLFLFIALLEDCGYMARAAFMMDRLMALVGLSGRSFVPLMSSFACAVPGVMATRVIEDRRDRFVTILIAPLMSCSARLPVYLLMIGMFVPDKRYLGGWLPLHAVVLLAISMLGLVIAIPTAFLLRRTFFRGEPSAFLMELPDYRMPSFRVTAHRVFDSSRSFIENAGTLIFATTVIIWAVGSFPGSHEERFALMTQIESLESTIESNPQPEQVREETESQISELTEKLNAINASLLENSILGRIGHAVEPTVRPLGWDWRIGMGVIASFPAREVVIATLGTIFSMGADVDEEHEGLKGALLQARHADGTPVFNLPVAIGIMVFFALCAQCVSTLAVIKRETNSWRWPVFSFAYMTALGWFGAFLCYQIGSRL; encoded by the coding sequence ATGTCGCTTCCGAAAAAACAACACAGCGCTCCTTTACGCGTTGTTCTGATTGGTAATCCGAACACAGGCAAGAGCACATTGTTCAATGCTCTTGCCGGCATGAATGTGCGAACCGGTAACTACCCGGGCGTCACCGTCGAGCAGAAGTCCGCAAGGGTGCTTTGGCAGGCCCTTCCAATTGACCTGGTGGATTTGCCAGGCACCTACAGTCTGTCGCCCCGGTCCGCCGATGAGATGGTTCCGGTCAATGTTCTGACAGGTTGTGATGGAACCGAACCGCCGGACGTCGTTGTCTGTATCTGTAACGCCGCTGCCCTCGAACGAAACCTGTTCCTGTTCACCCAGGTGCGCGAGATAGGGAAGCCCCTGGTCCTGTGCCTGAACATGTGGGACACTGCTGAGCAGTCGGGGATCTCGATCGATCTGTCAGAATTGTCTCGCCTGCTGGACGTGCCCGTTGTCACCACATCCGCCATAAAACGCACCGGATTGATTGAGCTTCAGAATGCTGTTGTCAAAGCGCATCGAGATCATCAGTCGATGTCAGCCGCGCCCGCGAATCCGACGGGCAGTCAACCACTGGCAGAGCCCCAAAATGACGGAGCGGCCGACCCCTCCGTTGCTCGGATCCTTCCATTGCCATTCCGGGAGGCCGTCGATCATCTGTCGAACTGGCTCACAGAAGCCGGGTGCCCGGAAGAACAATGCACGCCTTTCCTGATTAGCCGTAGTTTGCTGGATCCGGACGGATCTGTCGAACAGATGCTGTCGCGTACAACGAGTCACGAATATGCAATTCAGGTTGCACAGGTCCGCGATAAACTGGCCGAGCTTAACATTCCAGTCCCGGAAGTCGAGGCGACTCAGCGATACGCGTTCATCAAAGGATTGCTCGCAACCACAGTGGTTCCGCCGGCAACGGCAAAGCGATCCATCAGCGATTCAATTGATGCCTGGCTGACCCACCGAATCTTCGGTTTTGCGATTTGCCTTGCTGTAATGTTGTTGGTGTTTTCCACGATTTACTGGTTTTCCCAGCCGCTGAGTGAACTTGTTGAGAATGGTGTTGGCTGGGTCGGTGACAGAATCACAGCGTCGATGTCGCCGGGACTGCTTCGCAGTTTGCTGGTGGATGGAATTGTTGCGGGAGTCGGATCGGTACTGGTCTTCCTTCCTCAAATCAGCTTGTTGTTCTTGTTTATTGCACTGCTCGAAGACTGCGGCTACATGGCGCGCGCGGCATTCATGATGGACCGCCTGATGGCTCTGGTTGGTTTAAGCGGCCGATCGTTTGTTCCGCTGATGTCCTCTTTTGCATGTGCAGTACCAGGCGTTATGGCGACGCGAGTGATTGAAGATCGCCGCGATCGATTTGTCACAATTCTCATCGCACCGTTGATGAGCTGCTCTGCAAGACTGCCGGTTTATTTGCTGATGATTGGCATGTTTGTCCCCGACAAACGTTATCTTGGAGGATGGTTGCCACTTCACGCCGTCGTGCTGCTCGCAATCAGCATGCTGGGGCTGGTGATCGCAATCCCAACCGCATTCCTTCTTCGCAGGACATTTTTCCGGGGCGAACCATCCGCATTTCTCATGGAGCTGCCTGACTACCGAATGCCATCATTTCGGGTGACTGCCCACCGTGTCTTTGACAGTTCTCGGTCGTTTATAGAGAACGCTGGCACGCTGATCTTTGCAACGACCGTCATCATCTGGGCTGTCGGATCGTTCCCGGGCTCTCATGAAGAACGATTCGCACTGATGACGCAAATCGAATCGCTCGAATCAACCATTGAAAGCAATCCGCAGCCGGAACAGGTACGTGAAGAGACGGAATCGCAAATCAGTGAACTGACGGAAAAGCTGAACGCAATCAACGCCAGTCTGCTGGAAAACAGTATTCTGGGCAGAATAGGGCACGCCGTTGAACCAACGGTGCGACCACTGGGCTGGGACTGGAGAATCGGAATGGGGGTCATCGCTTCGTTTCCGGCTCGAGAAGTCGTCATTGCAACCCTTGGAACCATTTTCAGCATGGGGGCGGACGTCGATGAAGAACACGAAGGACTCAAAGGCGCATTGCTGCAGGCCAGACACGCAGACGGCACTCCTGTGTTC
- a CDS encoding sulfatase yields the protein MAFPVGSVSEPGVAGDSQTQTRPNVLLIAIDDLAGCLGCYGNSVVRSPHLDRLAEKGVRFSHAYCQLPLCNPSRASVLTGARPDAVRVYDLDRHFRDELANIVTLPQLFRQNGWSVARVGKLYHYNVPAGIGTNGLDDAISWDEVINPKGRDVADEILITNPTPHRPVSAALSWLQADGSDDEQTDGMIASEAIQWMAQHQEKNSRPDVVDRPFFLGVGFFRPHTPYVAPKKYFDLYPLEAIQLPFALPGDRDDIPPAAFAHNCRLPNYGLDAVTCRKALQAYYACVSFVDAQVGRLLDAVEHMGLTDNTIVVVWSDHGYHLGEHEGVWQKRTLFEESARSPLIIFAPDKVLTQVPPEHSGRSESGVTIKRTVGGRTASGNGQPCDRIVEFIDIMPTVAHLSGLKTPVTATGHSLVPLLRDPKREWDFPAFTQVLRPGVSDKEPNRMVMGRSIRTNRWRYTEWNEGKDGVELYDQWNDPGETRNLAGKSDLKILTSGLRKQFEGKASGTVPQSPVNPARL from the coding sequence ATGGCATTCCCTGTTGGCAGCGTCAGCGAACCTGGCGTTGCAGGTGATTCTCAAACGCAGACCAGACCAAATGTCCTGCTGATCGCCATTGATGATCTGGCCGGGTGTCTTGGTTGCTACGGAAACTCTGTCGTCAGGAGTCCGCACCTTGACCGTCTTGCTGAAAAGGGAGTTCGCTTCAGCCATGCCTACTGCCAGTTGCCGCTCTGCAATCCCAGCCGAGCGTCGGTACTGACCGGTGCTCGTCCGGACGCTGTTCGCGTCTACGATTTAGATCGACACTTTCGGGACGAATTGGCAAACATCGTAACGCTGCCTCAATTGTTCCGTCAGAATGGATGGTCCGTCGCTCGGGTTGGCAAATTGTATCACTACAACGTACCCGCAGGGATCGGCACCAACGGTCTGGATGATGCCATATCCTGGGACGAAGTGATCAATCCGAAGGGTCGCGACGTTGCGGATGAAATCCTGATCACCAATCCAACACCGCATCGCCCCGTCAGCGCAGCGCTAAGCTGGCTTCAGGCAGACGGCAGCGATGATGAGCAGACCGATGGCATGATTGCGAGCGAAGCGATTCAATGGATGGCGCAGCATCAGGAGAAGAACAGTCGCCCTGATGTCGTTGATCGCCCATTTTTCCTGGGTGTAGGCTTCTTCAGACCACATACTCCCTACGTCGCGCCTAAGAAGTATTTCGACTTGTATCCGCTCGAAGCGATTCAATTACCATTTGCCCTGCCCGGTGATCGGGATGATATTCCCCCGGCGGCCTTTGCCCATAACTGTCGTCTGCCAAACTATGGTCTGGATGCCGTGACCTGCCGAAAAGCATTACAGGCTTACTACGCCTGTGTTTCGTTTGTCGACGCTCAGGTCGGCCGATTGCTGGACGCAGTGGAACACATGGGGCTGACTGACAACACAATCGTTGTCGTGTGGAGCGATCATGGCTATCACCTCGGTGAGCACGAAGGAGTCTGGCAGAAACGCACTCTGTTCGAAGAATCTGCCCGGTCACCACTGATTATCTTCGCGCCGGACAAAGTTCTGACTCAGGTACCGCCGGAGCATTCCGGTCGATCTGAATCCGGAGTCACAATTAAAAGAACGGTCGGCGGCAGGACCGCCTCGGGAAATGGACAGCCCTGCGATCGTATCGTGGAATTCATTGATATTATGCCGACCGTGGCTCATCTCAGCGGATTGAAAACGCCGGTTACCGCCACGGGACACAGCCTGGTCCCCCTTCTGCGTGATCCAAAACGAGAATGGGACTTCCCCGCATTCACACAGGTCCTGCGGCCAGGCGTCTCGGACAAAGAACCCAATCGAATGGTGATGGGCCGCAGCATTCGAACAAATCGATGGCGATACACCGAATGGAACGAAGGGAAGGATGGCGTTGAGCTTTAC
- a CDS encoding FeoA family protein produces METLRLTELQPGQSGIVTGMCNSCRLATRLMELGVVPGATIEVLRKAPFGDPIQYRICGTVISMRSVEAACVKICQESTSGIQAAVVSAG; encoded by the coding sequence GTGGAAACGCTTCGCCTCACCGAACTACAGCCTGGTCAATCCGGAATCGTTACCGGAATGTGCAACTCCTGTCGGCTCGCGACCCGCCTGATGGAATTGGGCGTTGTTCCCGGAGCCACGATTGAGGTACTGCGAAAGGCACCATTCGGCGACCCGATTCAATATCGCATTTGCGGGACCGTGATTTCCATGCGTTCGGTCGAGGCCGCATGTGTCAAGATCTGCCAGGAATCAACATCCGGCATCCAAGCCGCGGTCGTCTCTGCTGGCTAA
- a CDS encoding pyridoxal phosphate-dependent aminotransferase — protein MHTSALVNLLKPSETLAAAAKARELRARGIDVMEFTLGEPDFITPKHIRDAAVQAMEAGHTHYTAATGIQELKQAICDAFQRDHGVTYKPSEVTISNGAKHCLHNVLVAVCEPGDEVIIPTPYWVSYSALVELVGARPVLVETTEAEGFCLSADKFRAACTPKTRMLMLNSPSNPTGGVYPVEMLEALAQVAVEKDIVVLSDEIYDKLIYPGYSFRSFASFGEEVRKRTVIVNGVSKAYAMTGWRIGWTLAPENVSGAINKLQSQQTSNPCSISQYAALAALNGPQECVAEMNEHFIKRREYVLSRLKAIPGLTMADPGGAFYAFFNVSYYFGKPLMGGPAVDNATDFCTALLERAHVATVSGDAFGAPGYVRMSFATSMENLQKGLDALERFLTS, from the coding sequence ATGCACACGTCTGCACTTGTGAATTTGCTTAAGCCATCTGAAACTCTGGCCGCCGCGGCAAAGGCCCGCGAACTGCGGGCTCGTGGCATCGATGTGATGGAATTCACACTGGGAGAACCCGACTTCATTACCCCAAAACACATCCGCGATGCGGCGGTGCAGGCGATGGAGGCGGGGCACACGCATTACACAGCAGCAACCGGCATCCAGGAGTTGAAACAGGCAATCTGTGACGCTTTCCAGCGCGACCACGGAGTGACCTACAAGCCGTCGGAAGTGACAATCTCGAACGGCGCGAAGCATTGTCTGCACAACGTATTAGTGGCCGTTTGCGAACCCGGCGATGAAGTCATTATTCCGACGCCGTACTGGGTCAGCTATTCGGCACTTGTTGAGCTTGTCGGCGCCAGACCTGTCCTCGTCGAGACTACCGAGGCCGAAGGATTCTGCCTTTCTGCAGACAAGTTTCGAGCCGCCTGCACTCCCAAAACCCGCATGCTGATGCTGAACAGCCCCAGCAATCCGACCGGCGGCGTCTACCCTGTTGAAATGCTCGAAGCGCTGGCTCAGGTCGCGGTGGAAAAAGACATCGTCGTCTTGTCTGACGAGATTTACGACAAGCTCATCTACCCGGGCTATTCATTCCGTTCATTCGCATCATTCGGCGAAGAAGTCCGAAAGCGAACCGTCATTGTGAACGGCGTTAGCAAAGCCTACGCAATGACCGGATGGCGAATTGGCTGGACTCTCGCGCCAGAGAACGTCAGTGGAGCCATTAACAAGCTTCAAAGTCAGCAAACATCCAATCCCTGCAGCATCAGCCAGTACGCCGCTTTGGCGGCACTAAACGGTCCGCAGGAATGTGTCGCAGAAATGAATGAACATTTCATCAAGCGTCGTGAGTATGTGCTGAGTCGCCTGAAGGCAATCCCGGGTTTGACGATGGCGGATCCTGGCGGAGCGTTCTACGCATTCTTCAATGTCAGCTACTATTTCGGTAAGCCACTGATGGGTGGACCCGCTGTTGATAACGCCACTGATTTCTGCACCGCACTGCTGGAACGCGCTCACGTCGCCACTGTCAGCGGTGATGCGTTTGGTGCACCCGGCTACGTTCGCATGTCCTTCGCAACCAGCATGGAAAATCTTCAAAAGGGCCTGGATGCGCTGGAGCGTTTCCTGACATCGTAA
- a CDS encoding DUF1501 domain-containing protein, protein MLNRRRFLSDSATGLSHIALASLFAQQGLLKASDESGPTTSISGKSPIRPEISPDNPFAARAPHFAAKAKRVVVIFCSGACSQLDTFDYKPALIERHGQAMPGSDKLITFQGEQGNLTKSPWTFRPRGESGKMISDLVPHIGAMADDICFLHSIQGKTNTHGPGENYMSTGFTLDGFPSMGAWCSYALGTENENLPAYAAIPDPRGTPQSSVNNWGPGFLPAAFQGTDFNAAHPIRNLARPSSIDQTTDQATMSFLKRMNERHLERFPADSELAARISSYELAAKMQLSIPEVSNIAGESESTLRYYGADDSQNPLKAAFARNCILARRLLEKGVRFVQLFNGAYQTGGEGVSNWDGHKALQQQYSIHGPVLDQPTAALLGDLKQRGLLKDTLVVWCTEFGRMPTFQKGASGRDHNPDGFTCWLAGAGVKAPFSWGATDEFGHKAVQDIVTVHDFHATILHLLGLDHERLTFYYNGLERRLTDVEGHVVRDILS, encoded by the coding sequence ATGCTGAATCGCCGCCGATTCCTTTCTGACTCCGCAACTGGTTTGAGCCATATCGCGCTGGCGTCCCTGTTCGCGCAGCAGGGACTTCTGAAGGCCAGCGATGAATCCGGACCGACCACAAGCATCTCCGGAAAATCTCCAATACGTCCGGAGATTTCACCTGACAACCCATTTGCAGCTCGCGCACCACACTTCGCTGCCAAAGCGAAGCGAGTCGTGGTCATCTTCTGTTCGGGAGCCTGCAGCCAACTGGATACCTTTGACTATAAGCCTGCTCTGATTGAACGTCACGGACAGGCAATGCCGGGAAGCGACAAACTCATTACGTTCCAGGGAGAGCAGGGCAATCTCACCAAAAGTCCCTGGACTTTCCGGCCTCGCGGCGAGTCAGGCAAAATGATTTCGGACTTGGTTCCACATATCGGAGCAATGGCAGATGACATCTGCTTTCTGCACTCGATTCAGGGAAAGACCAACACCCATGGACCGGGTGAGAACTATATGTCCACCGGCTTTACACTCGATGGCTTTCCTTCCATGGGGGCCTGGTGTTCCTACGCTCTGGGCACGGAAAACGAAAATCTCCCAGCCTATGCGGCAATTCCAGATCCGCGAGGAACCCCGCAATCATCCGTCAACAACTGGGGACCAGGCTTCCTGCCGGCAGCGTTTCAGGGAACAGATTTCAACGCCGCTCACCCCATCCGCAATCTCGCGCGACCATCGTCCATTGACCAGACGACCGACCAGGCGACGATGAGTTTTCTGAAACGCATGAATGAACGCCATCTGGAGCGTTTCCCAGCGGATTCCGAACTGGCGGCTCGCATCAGCAGCTATGAACTGGCTGCCAAAATGCAGCTCAGTATCCCCGAAGTCAGCAACATCGCCGGCGAATCCGAATCGACATTGCGGTATTACGGCGCCGACGATTCGCAAAACCCGTTAAAAGCTGCTTTCGCTCGCAACTGTATTCTGGCACGCAGGCTGCTGGAAAAGGGCGTTCGGTTTGTGCAGCTGTTCAACGGTGCCTACCAAACCGGCGGTGAAGGTGTGAGTAACTGGGACGGACACAAAGCGTTACAACAACAATACAGTATTCACGGGCCTGTTCTGGACCAGCCAACGGCCGCATTGTTAGGTGACCTGAAACAACGAGGGTTGCTCAAAGATACTCTGGTCGTGTGGTGTACAGAATTTGGTCGGATGCCAACCTTCCAGAAAGGCGCGAGTGGCCGCGACCACAACCCCGATGGATTTACATGCTGGCTGGCCGGTGCAGGAGTTAAAGCACCATTCAGCTGGGGAGCCACCGACGAATTCGGCCATAAAGCCGTTCAGGACATTGTGACGGTACACGACTTCCACGCCACGATCCTGCATCTGCTGGGACTCGACCATGAACGTCTAACCTTCTATTACAACGGACTTGAACGAAGGCTCACCGATGTCGAAGGACATGTCGTCCGGGATATCCTCTCGTGA
- the leuB gene encoding 3-isopropylmalate dehydrogenase gives MDARIVLLPGDGIGPEIIAQAKRVLEVIGSRFGHSFDLPEHAIGGNAIDACGDPLPDETLKACKDSQAVLLGAVGGPKWDDPSAKTRPEKGLLKIRREMGLFANLRPTKTWDELVDASPLRREIVQGTDILFVRELTGGIYFGESGRKEHASGEEAWNVMTYTTGEIERVVRVAAEAARKRRGKLTSVDKANVLEVSRLWRQVAERVMKAEFPDVEYSVVLVDAMAMHLISRPRDFDVVVTGNLFGDILTDEASMLPGSLGLLPSASIGSEGPGLFEPIHGSAPDIAGKNLANPLATILAAAMMLRYSMNMNAEADAIEDVVSQVLKAGHRTRDIAGGGAFISTTEMGDLIVKGLGA, from the coding sequence ATGGACGCTCGGATTGTATTGCTGCCCGGTGATGGAATTGGCCCGGAAATCATTGCTCAGGCGAAACGGGTTCTGGAAGTCATCGGCTCCCGATTCGGTCATTCGTTCGATTTGCCGGAACATGCCATCGGTGGGAATGCGATCGATGCGTGTGGGGATCCACTGCCGGATGAAACGCTGAAAGCCTGCAAAGATTCACAAGCGGTCCTGCTGGGTGCCGTTGGCGGCCCAAAATGGGACGACCCGTCTGCGAAAACTCGACCGGAGAAAGGATTGCTGAAAATCCGCCGCGAGATGGGTCTATTCGCCAATCTGCGTCCCACAAAGACATGGGATGAACTGGTGGATGCATCGCCGCTTCGTCGCGAAATCGTTCAGGGAACAGATATTCTTTTTGTTCGCGAACTGACTGGTGGAATCTATTTCGGAGAATCCGGTCGAAAAGAGCACGCGTCCGGCGAAGAAGCGTGGAATGTGATGACCTACACCACAGGTGAAATCGAACGTGTTGTTCGAGTTGCCGCAGAAGCCGCTCGCAAACGACGTGGGAAACTCACTTCCGTGGATAAAGCAAATGTGCTTGAAGTCTCGCGACTCTGGCGTCAGGTTGCCGAACGGGTGATGAAAGCCGAATTCCCCGATGTCGAATACAGCGTCGTCCTGGTGGATGCGATGGCGATGCATCTTATTTCTCGTCCGCGTGACTTCGATGTTGTGGTGACCGGCAATCTCTTTGGAGACATTCTGACCGACGAAGCATCGATGTTGCCGGGATCGCTGGGACTGCTGCCATCCGCATCCATTGGCTCCGAAGGACCGGGGCTGTTCGAACCGATTCATGGTTCAGCGCCTGACATTGCCGGCAAGAACCTTGCAAACCCGCTAGCGACGATTCTGGCAGCAGCCATGATGCTGCGTTACTCAATGAATATGAATGCCGAAGCCGACGCCATTGAAGACGTGGTCAGTCAGGTATTGAAAGCCGGCCATCGAACACGCGACATTGCCGGAGGCGGAGCATTCATCAGCACAACGGAAATGGGAGACCTGATTGTGAAAGGACTGGGGGCCTGA
- a CDS encoding tetratricopeptide repeat protein gives MSSSKKTQKLSPAEFLQLVVTVAESGRYEEALRIAADAVEQSPDLRNVRGVCLMRMGRAREAVQLYRSYILAPNCTWMRTDLPVIHRTNFATALMLAGLTLGGRDSLSEIREVDHPSVVRLKQSLAEWQRKLAWWQRIWFRMGIAPEIPVEIRFIPGDLVDVATSISPVDGSSRLPGPPTGAVTLRQTI, from the coding sequence ATGAGCTCATCAAAGAAAACTCAAAAACTTTCCCCTGCAGAGTTTCTACAATTGGTTGTCACAGTTGCAGAATCGGGCAGATACGAAGAGGCCTTACGAATCGCCGCAGACGCGGTGGAACAAAGCCCTGACCTCAGGAACGTGCGCGGCGTCTGCCTGATGCGGATGGGGCGAGCCAGGGAAGCCGTCCAACTCTATCGATCCTACATCCTGGCTCCCAATTGTACCTGGATGAGAACCGATCTTCCGGTGATTCACCGAACGAACTTTGCCACTGCTCTGATGCTTGCCGGGCTGACATTGGGTGGGCGGGATTCGCTTTCAGAAATTCGCGAAGTGGACCATCCATCGGTCGTACGCTTGAAACAGTCGCTGGCTGAATGGCAACGCAAGCTGGCCTGGTGGCAGCGAATTTGGTTCCGGATGGGGATCGCGCCTGAGATTCCGGTCGAGATTCGGTTCATCCCCGGAGATCTGGTGGATGTTGCCACCAGCATTTCGCCTGTCGATGGATCATCCAGACTCCCAGGACCTCCAACCGGTGCGGTGACACTTCGGCAGACTATCTAA
- a CDS encoding flavodoxin family protein: MSKVLVLYHSNTQNTQLMASLVADGARQLTGTDVRLKSISEADHTDLDWCDGLALGSPTNYGTVSWQMKQWWDEQPIENWGRRDGKIGCVFSSAGAWGGGQEWTCLTLMSILINYGFLVFGLTDYTGMKFSAHYGAVCAGPPVKDAEQEACRRLGRRLAEWTARMIDGRHDAHPLQQSYERFQDLGK, translated from the coding sequence GTGTCAAAAGTCCTGGTATTGTATCACTCGAATACTCAGAACACTCAGTTGATGGCCTCACTGGTTGCTGACGGTGCCCGTCAGCTGACTGGTACGGATGTTCGCTTGAAGAGCATTTCTGAAGCCGATCACACAGATCTGGACTGGTGCGATGGTCTGGCGCTGGGATCGCCTACCAACTACGGCACTGTCAGCTGGCAGATGAAGCAGTGGTGGGACGAGCAACCCATTGAGAACTGGGGCCGGCGTGACGGAAAGATCGGTTGCGTGTTCTCCTCGGCCGGAGCGTGGGGGGGCGGGCAGGAATGGACCTGTCTCACATTGATGTCCATTCTGATCAACTATGGCTTTCTGGTGTTTGGACTTACGGACTACACCGGAATGAAATTCTCAGCTCACTATGGAGCGGTCTGCGCAGGGCCACCTGTGAAAGATGCCGAACAGGAAGCTTGTCGTCGACTGGGACGCCGCCTGGCCGAATGGACCGCACGTATGATCGACGGACGTCACGACGCTCACCCGCTCCAACAGTCCTACGAACGTTTTCAGGACCTCGGAAAGTAG
- a CDS encoding calcium/sodium antiporter has translation MWTVFIIVTGLVALVAGAELLVRGASHIAAFWGVSPLIVGLTVVAFGTSAPEMAVSVAATLEGRADIAVGNVVGSNVFNVLLILGLSAVVIPLKVNQKLVRFDVPLMIAASISMSLMGQDGTISRMEGGLLFSGLFAYTAWCILVGNRESADICEEYGEAFGEKTATSSKAGTKRGGNLFCQFLWIIGGLVLLVFGARWLVDGATTVARGLGVSELVIGLTIVAGGTSLPELATSIIAAIRGERDIAVGNVVGSNLFNILGVLGLAALTGPNGVPVAGQALSFDIPVMVIVAAACLPIFFTGHQISRLEGSLFLGYYFAYTSALILMATSSSLLPQFEQAILLIVIPMTIVIVMIEKYRSVG, from the coding sequence ATGTGGACCGTCTTCATCATCGTTACTGGTTTGGTGGCTCTTGTTGCGGGTGCCGAGCTACTTGTGCGTGGCGCGTCTCATATTGCCGCGTTTTGGGGCGTCTCGCCATTAATCGTCGGATTAACGGTGGTCGCGTTTGGAACAAGCGCGCCCGAAATGGCAGTATCTGTTGCGGCCACACTGGAAGGACGAGCCGACATTGCCGTCGGTAACGTGGTTGGCAGCAACGTGTTCAATGTCCTGTTGATCCTCGGATTATCGGCAGTCGTCATCCCGCTGAAAGTGAACCAGAAGCTGGTACGTTTTGACGTGCCTCTCATGATTGCAGCCTCAATATCTATGAGCCTGATGGGACAGGACGGGACAATCAGTCGAATGGAAGGGGGGCTGCTGTTTTCGGGACTGTTCGCTTACACGGCCTGGTGTATTCTGGTGGGCAATCGCGAATCAGCAGACATCTGCGAAGAATATGGTGAAGCGTTCGGTGAAAAGACCGCCACCAGTTCCAAAGCCGGAACAAAGCGCGGGGGCAACTTGTTCTGTCAATTTCTGTGGATCATTGGAGGCCTGGTATTGCTGGTATTCGGAGCGCGTTGGCTTGTTGACGGCGCCACAACTGTGGCTCGGGGATTAGGAGTCAGCGAACTGGTCATCGGACTTACCATCGTCGCGGGTGGGACATCGCTTCCGGAACTCGCCACTTCCATCATCGCAGCCATCAGGGGCGAGCGCGATATCGCGGTTGGAAACGTTGTCGGCAGCAACCTCTTCAATATTCTGGGGGTTCTGGGACTCGCCGCGCTGACAGGACCGAACGGTGTCCCTGTCGCAGGACAGGCTCTTTCGTTTGATATTCCTGTGATGGTTATCGTCGCAGCAGCGTGCCTGCCAATCTTCTTTACGGGGCATCAAATCTCCCGTTTGGAGGGCAGCTTGTTCCTGGGATACTACTTCGCTTACACGTCCGCATTGATTCTGATGGCAACCAGCAGTAGCCTTCTGCCTCAGTTCGAGCAAGCCATTCTGTTAATCGTGATCCCAATGACTATCGTCATAGTCATGATCGAAAAATATCGGTCGGTGGGATAG